The genomic segment CGATTGCTGCTGCACAAGCTGCGAAGTAAGCTAAAACAATCCTTTTCATAAGAGGCTCCCTTTTTGTCCAAGTGACGAAAAGGGGGTTTTTTTATTTACAGCGAATGGAAAAAATAGTCTTGACGGAATTGGTAACCAGTGGTTATATTATAACCAACGGTTACTAACCGATGGTTATAAAGTTTTGCAAGAAGTAAGGAGCTGAATATCACACATGGCAAGCAAACAAGAAATACGCTCAGAAGAAACGAAACGGGCGATTTTGACGGCAGCAGCAGACCTTTTCGCTACCAGAGGCTTTGATACGGTATCCATCAGGGAAATCGCCAAAGCAGCCGGCTGTTCCCATACAACCCTCTATATTTATTTCAAGGACAAAGAAGCACTGCTTCATCATCTGTCCAAGGAACCGTTGCAAAGCTTAACTCTACAAATGGAAGAAGCACTGTCCAAACACGGAAGAACACCAGAAGAGAACCTGCGTGAACTCAGCAGTCAGTTCATCCACTTTTGCTTGCGCAATCGAACGATGTATACCTTGTTCTTCATGATCAAAGCCTCTCGGATCGATGTGGAGGAACCGGAAAAAGAATTGCAAACGCTGCGCAATCAATTGTTTGGTTTATTGAGGGAGGCTGTAAGGAGATGCTTGCCAAGTGAGATGGAGGAAGAAAATGCGCTTGCCCATGCAAGGATTTACTTCTACACGCTGCACGGCATCGTTGGTACGTATACACATTCCGAAGAACCGTTGGACAGCTTGATGGAAAGGCTGGCACCTACATTCGCTTTAGCTGTAGATGTTTTTCTCGCAGGAAGTCAAAAAATAAGGAACAGGGAGTGACGAGAGAATGATCAGAGTGGAGCAAATCTCGGCGAACATTTGGTGTATCAAAGCGTGGTTATTGATTCCTTTGCGGGTCTGGATTGTCAGGGAAGAAGATGGCGTTACGCTTGTCGATGCAGGGATGCCATTTATGACGAAACGGATTATGGCTTTTATCAAGCAGTTGAATGCGGGACCACTCAAACGAATTTTGCTGACGCATGGTCATTCGGATCACGTGGGGGCCGTTAAAAAAATCGCGGCGGAAGAATCCGTACCAGTCTTTGCCCATCGAATCGAGATTCCGTATATGGAAGGGAAAGAGCTGTATCCTCGTCGTAAAAAGCTGGAAGTAAACGTCCAGCCTGGCTTGGCTCAGCCTTTGCCAGAGGATGCCGAAGGGAATGTAGCCCCAATTGGCGGACTGCAACCTTATCTGACACCCGGTCATTCTCCGGGGCATGTGGTGTATTATCACGAAAAGGATGGAGTGCTTTTGGCGGGAGACTTGTTTACTTCCAAACGCGGCAGATTGCATCGTCCCATGCCGATGTTTACGGCGGATATGGCTCAAGCACTCAAAAGCAGTTTGATCGTCCGTCAATTGCGACCACGCCATTTGGAAGTATGCCATGGCAAACCGATCCATAATCCGGCAGAACAGCTCGATGACTATTTGAAAGAGGTTTCTACTACTTTTTCGATTCCAACGAGTGTGTGGCAATCATAGGGCAATGATCGACTGAGCCAAGTCGCATGAAACGAATCCCCTTTTTCTCGCGTCATAGGTTTGAGGTGATTGGATGAAAAAGGTAGGATGGATTGGTCAACTATTTTTGATAGCGACACTGTTGCTGACGGGGTGTGGGAACGGATCATCCGCGCAAGGGACTTCGCAGCTCGCGGAACCACCACAGCCAGTGATTGAATGGAGCGGAAAAACAGCTGCGACGGTGCCAGCATCTTCCTGCTGGAGCTAT from the Brevibacillus brevis genome contains:
- a CDS encoding TetR/AcrR family transcriptional regulator produces the protein MASKQEIRSEETKRAILTAAADLFATRGFDTVSIREIAKAAGCSHTTLYIYFKDKEALLHHLSKEPLQSLTLQMEEALSKHGRTPEENLRELSSQFIHFCLRNRTMYTLFFMIKASRIDVEEPEKELQTLRNQLFGLLREAVRRCLPSEMEEENALAHARIYFYTLHGIVGTYTHSEEPLDSLMERLAPTFALAVDVFLAGSQKIRNRE
- a CDS encoding MBL fold metallo-hydrolase — protein: MIRVEQISANIWCIKAWLLIPLRVWIVREEDGVTLVDAGMPFMTKRIMAFIKQLNAGPLKRILLTHGHSDHVGAVKKIAAEESVPVFAHRIEIPYMEGKELYPRRKKLEVNVQPGLAQPLPEDAEGNVAPIGGLQPYLTPGHSPGHVVYYHEKDGVLLAGDLFTSKRGRLHRPMPMFTADMAQALKSSLIVRQLRPRHLEVCHGKPIHNPAEQLDDYLKEVSTTFSIPTSVWQS